One stretch of Rhinolophus ferrumequinum isolate MPI-CBG mRhiFer1 chromosome 5, mRhiFer1_v1.p, whole genome shotgun sequence DNA includes these proteins:
- the PCGF3 gene encoding polycomb group RING finger protein 3 isoform X1 — protein MLTRKIKLWDINAHITCRLCSGYLIDATTVTECLHTFCRSCLVKYLEENNTCPTCRIVIHQSHPLQYIGHDRTMQDIVYKLVPGLQEAEMRKQREFYHKLGMEVPGDIKGETCSAKQHLDAHRNGETKADDSSNKDASEEKQEEDSDYHRSDEQVSICLECNSSKLRGLKRKWIRCSAQATVLHLKKFIAKKLNLSSFNELDILCNEEILGKDHTLKFVVVTRWRFKKAPLLLHYRPKMDLL, from the exons ATGTTGACCAGAAAGATTAAACTCTGGGACATAAACGCCCACATCACCTGCCGTCTGTGCAGCGGATATCTCATTGACGCGACCACGGTGACTGAGTGTCTGCATACGT TCTGCCGGAGCTGCCTGGTGAAGTATCTGGAGGAGAACAACACGTGTCCCACTTGCAGGATTGTCATCCACCAGAGCCACCCACTGCAGTACATCGG TCATGACAGGACCATGCAGGACATTGTTTACAAACTGGTTCCAGGCCTCCAGGAAG cggaaatgagaaaacagagggaatTCTACCACAAGTTGGGCATGGAAGTACCTGGAGACATCAAGGGGGAGACTTGTTCTGCGAAGCAGCATCTGGACGCCCATCGCAATG GTGAAACCAAAGCAGATGACAGTTCGAACAAAGATGCCTCagaagagaagcaggaggaggacaGCGATTACCACAGGAGTGACGAGCAG GTGAGCATCTGTCTGGAGTGCAACAGCAGCAAGCTCCGGGGCCTGAAACGCAAGTGGATCCGCTGCTCGGCCCAAGCCACTGTGCTGCACCTGAAGAAGTTCATCGCCAAAAAGCTCAACCTGTCGTCCTTCAATGAG CTGGACATTTTATGCAATGAGGAAATCCTGGGCAAGGACCACACACTCAAGTTTGTGGTTGTCACGAGATGGAGATTCAAG AAGGCGCCTCTGCTGCTGCACTACAGACCCAAGATGGACTTGCTGTGA
- the PCGF3 gene encoding polycomb group RING finger protein 3 isoform X2, which yields MLTRKIKLWDINAHITCRLCSGYLIDATTVTECLHTFCRSCLVKYLEENNTCPTCRIVIHQSHPLQYIGHDRTMQDIVYKLVPGLQEAEMRKQREFYHKLGMEVPGDIKGETCSAKQHLDAHRNGETKADDSSNKDASEEKQEEDSDYHRSDEQVSICLECNSSKLRGLKRKWIRCSAQATVLHLKKFIAKKLNLSSFNELDILCNEEILGKDHTLKFVVVTRWRFKK from the exons ATGTTGACCAGAAAGATTAAACTCTGGGACATAAACGCCCACATCACCTGCCGTCTGTGCAGCGGATATCTCATTGACGCGACCACGGTGACTGAGTGTCTGCATACGT TCTGCCGGAGCTGCCTGGTGAAGTATCTGGAGGAGAACAACACGTGTCCCACTTGCAGGATTGTCATCCACCAGAGCCACCCACTGCAGTACATCGG TCATGACAGGACCATGCAGGACATTGTTTACAAACTGGTTCCAGGCCTCCAGGAAG cggaaatgagaaaacagagggaatTCTACCACAAGTTGGGCATGGAAGTACCTGGAGACATCAAGGGGGAGACTTGTTCTGCGAAGCAGCATCTGGACGCCCATCGCAATG GTGAAACCAAAGCAGATGACAGTTCGAACAAAGATGCCTCagaagagaagcaggaggaggacaGCGATTACCACAGGAGTGACGAGCAG GTGAGCATCTGTCTGGAGTGCAACAGCAGCAAGCTCCGGGGCCTGAAACGCAAGTGGATCCGCTGCTCGGCCCAAGCCACTGTGCTGCACCTGAAGAAGTTCATCGCCAAAAAGCTCAACCTGTCGTCCTTCAATGAG CTGGACATTTTATGCAATGAGGAAATCCTGGGCAAGGACCACACACTCAAGTTTGTGGTTGTCACGAGATGGAGATTCAAG AAATAG